TTTGCCAAAAGCATTGCCAGTGCATGGTCAAACAGATTGTGCGAAGCGACACCGGTATGTACATAAGGTGCCACTTCCGGGTCAAGTAAAAAGTTCATCGCTATTTTATAGTTTGCATCCGTTTCTGCTTTGGAGGAGTAGGTGACATTCGGCCAGCCCCTGAGAGATGCTTCTGTCAGTTCCATCTCTTGGTTCGCACCTTTGACGATACGGATCTTGATAGGCGCACCCCCGCTTTGCACTCTTTTTTTAGCCCAAGCGTATAGCTCTTTGATATGTATCATAGCATCGGGCAGATAGGTCTGGATCACGATGCCGGCATGAAGGTTCTTGTACGCATCCATTTCTAAAACGGTTTTGAATGAATCAATGGTCATCTGTATATCTCTGTACTCTTCCATATCAAGATTGACAAACTTATGGTGTACATTGCCGTCTTTATCCAGATAGGTGTTTTCCATGGCTGCACTGTAGACCTTTTTTAACTGTTCGGATATGTGACGAATATTGTTCTCATAGGCATGCGGGATGATCTGTGAAAAAAGGTTCGATATTTTAATAGAGAGATAATCCACATCAGGATTTTGCAAGAGTTTGATATATTTTCCCACTCTTTTGTCCGCTTCTTCTCTGCTTAGAACGATCTCTCCGATCACATTGATGTTGACCCTGGTACCCTCTTTTTTTCTTTTGTGTATATGCTTTGAGAGCACAGGGTCTTCTCCCTGGATAACAATGGCACTGATATCGTTTCTGAGATATTTGACAAAAAGAGGAATGGAGATGGAGGTAAGATAGATACCGACATCGCGAAAGAGCCAGATCAGGATCTGCTCAAACTGAGAAAAGAAGTCTGTGCTTTTGTATTTTTCAAAGATGTACTCCAATTGATCAGCAACCCTGTCGGGGTTGCTGGAGCGAAAGCTTTGGTCCAATAATTCGATAAGAAAAATTTTGTTGACCGGGTTTTTCAGCATTTTTAACATCATATCGTGAAAATCCTGCTCCTGACCCTTGCGTGAAACCTGTATCTTCTTTTGCCATTGATAGGCAACTTCTTTTACATCCTGTGCTATGTTTTCTGGTATAGTCAAGTCGTTTCCCTCTCTTTTGATATCATTACGATAGCATTAATAGACCTACATTGTAACGTATCTATAGCATTTATGCGAACTTTTACAGTCTGGTATTTTCTCCAAAGACTACCTTTTGATGCGATATACTCAGGTTATCTGCATTGCCAAGGAGCTTAAAAAATCGAATTTCTCTTCTCTAGACAGAGCTAAACAGTTTTTTAGATAAATAAATTTTATTTTTAATTTCCATATAATTGTGTATATTTTGAACATATAGTATGTTAAATATTTACACCAAGTTGGTATCATTTTAACATATTTAAATTACTCATGACTTAAATAAAATGTCATAACATATAATATAAGTATGCTGTTTAATTCTAAGTAGTGTAAAATATGACAAAGAAAATAAGGGGAAACATTGGCATTGGTAGATAATAAAAAAGATATATTGCCATTGAGCAGTATTGCAGAACTCCTGACCACAAAAATAAGAACCCTGAAGATGTACGAAGAGAAAGGTTTGCTTCCTCCTAAAGAGGAGAATAAAAAGCTCTATTCTATAGATGATGTCAAACTGATTGCTTTTACGCACTATTTGGCCAGTGTTAAAAAAATCAATGCAAACGGTATCAAATATATATTGGAAATGCTTCACAGCAATATGGATGAACAGAACAGAGAAACCTTTTTAACCCTGGTTGAAAAAAAGATGGAACAACTATCGGGTATCGACATCAAAGATGTGGAGACGATGTAGGGCCATAATGAACCGCGTTTTATTTTGGATAGGGGACCACTCTAAAGAGAGTGGCTAAAGCAGGGTACTTATTTACTTTATAAACTCAACGACTTCATCAAAAGGAAGTCTCAGCTGTGTGGATTGTGCATTGAGCCTATAGCCAAACGGTACGATCACAGCGACCTGGTACTTGCTTGTATCAAGCCCTAAGACCTCTTCGACATTTTCTTTTTCAAAACCCTCTATAGGACAGGAATCTATCCCTATAAAAGCAGCCGCAGTCATCATGTTCCCTAAAGCGATGTAGCTTTGTTTGGATGTCCATGCATAGATGTTCTCATCAGAACTCAGTGTTTTTTCCAAGTGTTTGGCATAGATATCCATATAAAAATCCAATTGTTCTTGAGGCATTTCACGTCGCATAAATCTCTTTTTGGGCATACCGCTCTCTACTTTAACATTTTCTATACCGGCAAGTACAATGACCAGGTGTGAACAGGAAGTGACCTGCACCTGACCCCAGCAGAAAGGTCTTAGTTTCGCTTTTAGATCTTCATTGGTGATGACAAGGAACTTCCATGCCTCCATACCAAAGGAAGAGGGTGACTTTCTTCCTGCTTCCAGGATGTAATGCATCTCTTCATCACTGATCTTTTTGGTTTCATCAAATATTTTGCAGGCGTGCCTGAAATCCATTGCTTTGGTAAAATCATTTTGCATTGTTTATCCTTTTTTTATCTAGGGTGATAGGCTATCATATATGTCATAGGGTGTCAAGATGTATCTTGAAAAAGATAAATAATATTCTAATGTAAATTACCCTATGATACATAAAAAACAAGGAGAAAAGATGCGATATATTTGGATAGTCATGATCATAGGTTCACTTTTACAGGCTGAGAGTTTTACGTTGGAAAGCGAGACACTCCAAGGACAGATGGTGAAAGCTCAGGAGTTTGATGGTTTTGGATGTAACGGAAAAAATATCTCCCCGGAACTGCACTGGGATCACGCACCAAAGGGTACAAAAAGTTTTGCTGTCACCGTGTATGATCCTGACGCACCGACAGGCAGCGGATGGTGGCACTGGTTGATCGTGAACATTCCGGTTGATACCCATAAGATAGCAGCAGATGCTTCAGCGAAAAAAACACTGCCAAAAGGTGCGCTGGAAACCACGACTGATTATGGGCATGCAGGTTTTGGCGGAGCCTGTCCTCCACAGGGAGACAAAGCACACCGTTATATCTTTACCGTACATGCACTGGATGTTGAGAGTTTACCTGTCAATGCGGAGAGCAAAAGTGCGGTGGTAGGCTTTATGATCAACAAACATACGATCCAAAAAGCGTCAATGATCTCTTATTATCAAAGAGATTAAGTTTTTGTGGTCTCTTCATCTATCCATTGAAGGTACTCCGGATTTGCACCTGAGAGGGGTACCATGATGATCTCAGGCAGATCATAGGTATGCAGGTGCCCGATCTCTGTTTGAATCGTTTCAAAGAGCGATCTTTTGGTTTTCATCTGAAGGCGTATCTCTTCAGAGTGTATGATCTTTTCTTGCCAGTGATACGCACTTTGTATGGTGGTAGACTGTACGCAGGCAACCAGTTTCTTTTCCAAGAGAACCTGAGTGATGAGATCGGCATTTTCTTTTGTATCAGTGGTGGTAGCGATGATACCGTAATCAGAGGCTTCCATGTTTTACCTTTTCCATAAAATCTTCTACACAGTGTGAGATCATCGTATAGACTTTGTCAAATCCTTCAAAGCCATCAAAGAAGTAAGGGTCAGGGACATCTTCCCCCATATAGTCTCCAAAATCACCTATAAGATAGACGTGTTCAAATCCGAAAGCTTCCAGATCTGCTTTATTTTGCCGGTCCATGGCTATCACATATTTAAATAGCGAAATATCTTCTTTGGAAACAGGGCGAGAGCGTTGTTGAGAGATGTCGATATGATATCTGTTCGCGATCTCGATAGAGTGTTGACAGGGTGTTTCACCCTTGTGCCAATCACTTGTCCCGGCCGAATCGATGAAAAGTTCGAGTTTGTTAGTGTTGACGATACGCTCTGCAACACCATGGGCCAGAGGACTGCGACAGATGTTTCCTAAGCATACAAATAATATACGATCCATAGTTCCCCTTTTATTTCTATAGTGTACAATACCAAAAATATTATGAAAGATACAGCTAAAATGAAAGAGTATTCGTATGAAGATCAATGTAATCATTATTGATAAAAAAGGGAAAGATAACTTATATGCCGGGTTGATAGAGCATTATAAGAAGATAGCGAAACCTTTTGCAAAAGTGGAGATCATCGAAGTTTTTGACAAAGAGATAGCCAAAGCTCAGGATATCTCAGCGGAAGCTGCTCAAAAATCATACACCAAGGCATTAGAAAAGTATTTGGATTCAGGTATAAATATAGCGCTGGATCCTTCATCTAAAGAAGTAGACAGTCATGAATTTGCAAATTTGCTTAAGGATAGCGTTCAGATAAATCTCTTTATTGGCGGTGCATACGGCTTTGAGAGGGATTTTTTAACTAAATGTAATAATGCAATATCATTTGGTAAAATTACGCTGTCACATAAACTTGTGAAAGTTGTATTGATGGAACAGATCTTTAGAGGTTTGACCATTAATCATAATCACCCATATCATAAATAGGAAAACATGAAATGTTAACAGAAACAGAGTTAAATGAATTTCAAAACAAATTACTGGACAGAAGAGTTCAGATAGAAAAGAACCTTAGAGGTACAAGCCTTGAATTAGAGGGAATGAGAGAACTTGAGTTGAATGATGAAGGTGATTTTGCCGCTGCCTCAGCAGAAGCTGTGATAGATAGTGCAATTTTAGTACAACAGCGTAAAGAATTAAACGAAATTGAACTTGCTTTAGATAAAATAAAGGGAGGAGTTTTCGGTATATGTGAAATGTGTGAGGAAGCTATAGGCAGACGACGTCTAGAAGTGAAGAACTTTGCACGTTTTTGTATCACATGTCGTGAGATCAACGAAAAAGCGACCAAATAGATTTTCTATATTTAATGCAACAGCTTAGGTGAACTCTCTGATAAAGGGAATAGAGTGTTTACGTAGATATATAGCTTCATTCTATTTGCGTCGCTTACACAATAAGGGGATAAAATGAGACTTGCTCTGTATATTTTTGTTACTTTTGCACTTATGGCAGTGATCGCTGCGTTTACCTATACGGTGAATCCGGACCATTACGCGATAGAGTTGATGGGGATTACTTTTAATTTCCCTGTAGCGGTATGGATGGTTCTGCCTATGCTGCTTTTATTGATCTTTACCTTGCTGCATATGCTTATTTATGGTTTAAAAAATTATTTTATACTCAAAAAATGGCAAAAAGATGCCAGTACTTTAGAAGACGCATTGTACTGGTCACTGATCAATGAGCCAAAAGAACAAAAGTATGGATTGGATGCAGTGAGAAGCTCTGCATCACTTTTAGGCAAAGCATCCCTAATCATTACTGATACGATGGAAGGTTTAACACCAAGACTCACACGTGTAGTCAATATCTTACAGAAAATAAAAAATGGTGAGTATGTTGACTTTAAAGAAGAAAAAATGAGTAAGGTCTTTCATGCAAATAACCCGATCTTGACACAGAACAATCTGAACCGTCTTCAATCTGATGAGAAATTCATTGAAGAGGTACTAAAGTCTACATCAGAATACTCTGAGGTCGTAAAGGCAGAAGCACTTGACCGTTTTGCCCGTAAAGAGAACTTTGTAAAAGCCCGAAAATATGTTAAGGTCTTTGATACGAAAAGCTTTTTCACCATGCTTGAGAGAGTGACTGAAGAAAATAAACTTGAACTGACACCAGAGATAGTTTCAGAATTTGTACAGGTACTTGATATGGGATGTCAAGATTTTATCAAAATCGCTTCGGTGACGAAGAAATATTTTAATCCAGATGAGAACCTGGCACTCTTCAGAAGTTATCAGATTGAAAACCCTAAGGCACAAAATGCCTATCTTTATCTTTTGTTTGAATATGAGTTGTTGGAGCAAGTCGCAATCTACTTGAGCGAACAGGAAGAGAATGAATTTATAAAGTTCAGAGCACTTTGGGAATTAAAACAAGAACATACCAAATATACATTAGAAGATATTATCGATATACAAACCATTTGTAATGAAACTAGATTTTACTAAACCCCTTTACGTCTTAGCCCCTCTTGCGGGCTTTACCGATCTCCCTTTTCGTTCCGTAGTGAAGAAATTTGGTGTTGACCTGACCATTTCAGAAATGATAAGTTCCAATGCATTGGTCCACAATTCCAAGAAAACATTTCGTATGCTGGAGAAAAGCCCTATAGAGGACCCCTATGCTATCCAGATAGCGGGTTCTGACCTGGATGTCATTAAGCGTGCAGTTGAAATCATCAATGAGATAGACGGTATTACGGCGATAGATCTCAATTGCGGCTGTCCCGCACCAAAGGTAGTGAACAACCTTCAGGGGTCCTCGTTACTTACAGATCTGCCTCAAATGGGTAAAGTGATCGAAACGATCAAAAAATACTCCAACAAAGAATATACTTCAGTCAAATTCCGTTTGGGGTTTAACGAAAAGAACCATGAAGAGATAGCACGTATATGCGAAGGGTCCGGAGCAGACTACATCGCTGTACACGGAAGAACAAGAGCAGGAAGATACAAGGCTGCTGTGGATTATGATGCAATAGCACAGGTCAAGCAGACCGTATCCATACCGGTCATTGCCAACGGCGATATAGACTCTCCTGCCAAAGCGAAATGGGTACTGGAACATACAGGTGCAGATGGCATCATGATAGGACGTGCAGCAGTAGGTAAACCATGGATATTTAAACAGATCAAAGAGGGTATGGAAGAACCCACTTCCGAACTCATTAAAGAAGTTGTTCTG
The sequence above is drawn from the Sulfurovum sp. TSL1 genome and encodes:
- a CDS encoding MerR family transcriptional regulator; translation: MALVDNKKDILPLSSIAELLTTKIRTLKMYEEKGLLPPKEENKKLYSIDDVKLIAFTHYLASVKKINANGIKYILEMLHSNMDEQNRETFLTLVEKKMEQLSGIDIKDVETM
- a CDS encoding tRNA-dihydrouridine synthase, which codes for MKLDFTKPLYVLAPLAGFTDLPFRSVVKKFGVDLTISEMISSNALVHNSKKTFRMLEKSPIEDPYAIQIAGSDLDVIKRAVEIINEIDGITAIDLNCGCPAPKVVNNLQGSSLLTDLPQMGKVIETIKKYSNKEYTSVKFRLGFNEKNHEEIARICEGSGADYIAVHGRTRAGRYKAAVDYDAIAQVKQTVSIPVIANGDIDSPAKAKWVLEHTGADGIMIGRAAVGKPWIFKQIKEGMEEPTSELIKEVVLEHFDQMIKHYDKYGAIIFRKNLHSYSKAGYQGASAFRNDVNGIEDPEEMRAVIEAFFSQPLISAP
- a CDS encoding YbhB/YbcL family Raf kinase inhibitor-like protein, whose product is MRYIWIVMIIGSLLQAESFTLESETLQGQMVKAQEFDGFGCNGKNISPELHWDHAPKGTKSFAVTVYDPDAPTGSGWWHWLIVNIPVDTHKIAADASAKKTLPKGALETTTDYGHAGFGGACPPQGDKAHRYIFTVHALDVESLPVNAESKSAVVGFMINKHTIQKASMISYYQRD
- a CDS encoding 23S rRNA (pseudouridine(1915)-N(3))-methyltransferase RlmH, which gives rise to MKINVIIIDKKGKDNLYAGLIEHYKKIAKPFAKVEIIEVFDKEIAKAQDISAEAAQKSYTKALEKYLDSGINIALDPSSKEVDSHEFANLLKDSVQINLFIGGAYGFERDFLTKCNNAISFGKITLSHKLVKVVLMEQIFRGLTINHNHPYHK
- the cutA gene encoding divalent-cation tolerance protein CutA, whose amino-acid sequence is MEASDYGIIATTTDTKENADLITQVLLEKKLVACVQSTTIQSAYHWQEKIIHSEEIRLQMKTKRSLFETIQTEIGHLHTYDLPEIIMVPLSGANPEYLQWIDEETTKT
- a CDS encoding low molecular weight protein-tyrosine-phosphatase is translated as MDRILFVCLGNICRSPLAHGVAERIVNTNKLELFIDSAGTSDWHKGETPCQHSIEIANRYHIDISQQRSRPVSKEDISLFKYVIAMDRQNKADLEAFGFEHVYLIGDFGDYMGEDVPDPYFFDGFEGFDKVYTMISHCVEDFMEKVKHGSL
- the dksA gene encoding RNA polymerase-binding protein DksA, yielding MLTETELNEFQNKLLDRRVQIEKNLRGTSLELEGMRELELNDEGDFAAASAEAVIDSAILVQQRKELNEIELALDKIKGGVFGICEMCEEAIGRRRLEVKNFARFCITCREINEKATK
- a CDS encoding NAD(P)H-dependent oxidoreductase — translated: MQNDFTKAMDFRHACKIFDETKKISDEEMHYILEAGRKSPSSFGMEAWKFLVITNEDLKAKLRPFCWGQVQVTSCSHLVIVLAGIENVKVESGMPKKRFMRREMPQEQLDFYMDIYAKHLEKTLSSDENIYAWTSKQSYIALGNMMTAAAFIGIDSCPIEGFEKENVEEVLGLDTSKYQVAVIVPFGYRLNAQSTQLRLPFDEVVEFIK